Sequence from the Equus asinus isolate D_3611 breed Donkey chromosome 5, EquAss-T2T_v2, whole genome shotgun sequence genome:
TTTCCCATAGGTCAGGGTTTCGACTCCCTGGCTGCGAAGTCTCACCGGAGCGTGTGGTGTGGTGGACGAGGCTGTCCTGGTGTGCCCTGACCCGAGCTCACGCTCCCTCCACACCTTGGCCCTGGAGACGGAGTGGGAGTTGAGGCAGATCCCCCTGCAGGTGAGGCTCCTGCTGGTTCCCCGGCCCTGAGGCAGGCCCTTGCTGCTCAGAGCAGTCTTTCTCCCAGTGTCACTGTTTCCTTCCTGAGACTTGGTAGTAGTTGGGCGGTCAGGCCTCTGGCCGAACTAGTGTAAGGGGAAGTGGGCCGCTCTCCTCTTTGGAGAACCTGAATGGGAGCTTCTGGAGCCACATGCCATGGCCTAGTTACTTTCACTGGCAAAGTAGGGCAGAGGATGCAAGCCTGGGATGGATCAGTGACTCCTTGGCTTCTAGCCCTAATCCTCTTCCTCCTTGCCTCCCAGTCTCTTGACTTAGAATTTGCAAGTGGATTCCAACCTCGGGTCCTGCCCACACAGCCCAACCCTGTGGATCCTTCTCGGGCCCAGTTCTTCCTGCAGTTGTCCCCAAGCCACTATGCTCTGCTGTACTACCATCACGGGGAGCTGAGTCTGCTCAAAAACTTCCCGCAGGTAACTGCAGGCAGCATGGTTTGCTAGGATTCAGGAGGATCTAGCCAAGACATGGAGCTAGAAGTCCCTTCCTTTGAAGCTGGAGATGTTTGCTCAAGACAGAAGACATCTTTCCATGAGTGATTGGAGAGGGGTTAGCCTTTGAGCAGAAATGGGATACTTCTTCTGAGAGCTACAAAGGATCTTTAGATTAAGGCTAGAGCCTTCCTCTGAGTCCACAGGGAAGTGGGGATATTAATTACAGCTTCCCTATAGGTACTAAGAGCAGTGTGGGATTTACGATTGATCTGTGCCTGTGTTGGAGGTAGGGGAGAGGCCTGTTTTTAGCTGTGGATACAACCGGGGCCTCCCTCTGCTCTCAGATGCCCTGGCCTGTATGCTCCGAAGTTGGGAGCACTTTCAACTCCAAGGCCTGTAGAGGTGACCCTCTGCAAGGCTGCTGGCGAGTACAGGCCCCGTTTAGGAACTGATGCCCTGCTTTTCCCCCAGACTGCACTAGTGAGTTTTGCCACCACCGGGGAGAAGACGGTAGCTGCAGTCATGACCTGTCGGAATGAAGCGGTGAGTGTTGAGAATGATTGGCACTTggggttttcttcctttctctctgccagGAGCCCTGAGAACCAAAAGTGTGGGCATATTCGCCTGGTCAGTTGAACTCAGAGGGCAGGAGGCTGTTGAGAAATAAGTTCTCACTGCATTTATAGAGCTTTCTGCACACCCCTCTGTCCTGGGAATGGGACCTTCATGTGACAGCCTCGCTTTTGTCTGGGTCTGTTAAGGTTTGCAGAGGCTTTGTGGGCAGGAGCAAGGAATGAGCTTTGCTTCTTCCGAGTGCTGAGAAGATGTGAAAGTGGAAGCTTCACTTTGGTGAGTGACAAGTGACCCTTTGGCTGAACTGCCTGTTTCTGTCCTTCTCTTTCCCCTAGCAGAAACCTGGCAGCTCTGAAGATGGGTCAGTGGGGAGCTTTTCGGAGAAGCCAAGTCCACAGGTAGAGTGTGGCATTGGGTACTGTGCCAGAcctggaggggcaggaggccACCTAAGAAAGCTGGGGAGCAGCGTAGGCTGTGAGCAGGCCCCCTGAGTTCCCAGGCTTGGGAGGGGTTCCTCAGTCCTGTGACTTCAATCGTGTGTCTTGATTGTTTTCGGTTGGGAGATTGGGAAGCAGAATCCGTAGAATCTGTTCTGAGCCACTTTCTCCtcgaggcctcagtttccccctttcCTGTGGGGGTCCCGGCAGGTAGAGCTGAATGGTAATCTGAAGCCGGGGGTGGGGCCCTTATGAGCTTCTCCCGAGGGCTTTGTGGTCGCCCTGCCTCCGGTCTCGCCCTCTCTGGGAGGGCTCTGCTGCCCTGCGCTGGCTCCTCTGAGCAGTGTGGGGCTTGTGATTCCACCTGCTTCCTCAGGCACCTTCTTTCTGCCTCAGGAgtcacctttcttttctctttgattcttcTTTGCATATGTTTCCTCTCCTGGCCCGGCTCCTTCTCTAGGGTCTCTGCCCCCTAGCTCTTGGACTTCCTTGGCTACTGTGCTCTGGGGGATCCCTCCAGTTGACCCATGCTTTCTGAACCCCCAGGACTCGCTGGTTTGCTTCAACCAGACCTACACCATTAACCTTTACTTAGTGGAGACGGGTCGGCGGCTGCTCGACACTACGATCACCTTCAGCCTGGAACAGAAGGGCACGCGGCCCGAGCGGGTGAGTCGGAGCCTTTGTCTTCAGGTTCTGCCCTCTGGGCTTCTCACTGTGGGGCTCCCTTTCCTCAGGCCAGGTCACAGCCATGGGTTCTGGAATCGGGTTCTCTGGACATGGGCCCTGGTTCCTCCTGAGCCACTAACTTGTCATAAATCCCTGTAACTAACAGCAAGAGCAGGTCGTATTTCTGCCAAGTGCTCACTGTGCCAGGCAGCATGCTGTGTTTTATGCTCTAATTGGCTGAACCCTCTCAACAGTCTCGTGAAGTACTTATTACTGCCctggttttacaaatgaggaaactgtgcCTCGTGAGATTCAGGGCCCTGTCTagtcacagagctagtgagaGGTCGTTAACCCCACCCTGCACTCTTCATCGCAGCCTGATTTTACCTCTGTGCCCATTTGGTTGTGttcctcagcctctctgggctttgGCTTTTTCATCTCTAAGCTGTGAATCTAATGCTGGCTTCCTGTTTGCTTTGTGGGGTGTAATTGGAGCATGATGAGCGACATGGTACCCGAGAAGTGCTCAGGCTCCCCCATGGAGAGATCTGAGCTGGGCTGTGGCTCACACCTCTAGCTCACATTGTTGTGTTGGCTTCTGTGAATGCGTGCTTTCATGTTGGAGTCCAGGTAATGGCTGTGTTGTTTACACGTCAAATAGTGCCGTGACCTGGACCTCTAACAACTCCTGATGCCATGAATCTCAGGGTCGGGTGCTCTGGGAGGCGTATGGACTCTCACTGACTGCAGTGGTCTTGACCGTTTGGCTTGTAGCTGTGCGTCCAGGTGTTCTTGAAGAAGGATGACTCAGTGGGCTACCGGGCCTTGGTCCAGACAGAGGACCATCTGCTACTTTTCCTGCAGCAGCTGGGTGAGCAGACCTCATTCAATCCATTTTTTTTTAGGCCTATCTATGAGTTCCGATCAGGCTATATTTTTGGGGCTGTGGATAGGCTTCTGGAAACATTCAAGTATACCCTGAGTATTTTTTCCAGAGCTGTATGCCACTGGGTCTTGAGTAATTTCTTAGCATTCTAGGGTGAGGTATAGAACTTTCCTCACTCGGCCTATTGAATCCAGCCCTTTGCTCTGCCATTTCTCTTTTTACACAAGAGTGATGGAGATCCCTGAGCCACCCAGAAGAGTCCCTCCAGAAGATGGGGGAGGCAGGCCTAGCTTTTGTAACCATGGTTTCTGTAGCAGGGAAGGTGGTGTTGTGGAGCCGTGAGGAGTCATTGGCAGAGGTGGTGTGCCTCGAGATGGTGGATCTCCCCCTGACAGGGGCACAGGCTGAGCTGGAAGGAGAATTTGGCAAGAAGGCAGGTAGGAACCGAAGAGGCTGGGACAGCAGACTTGCTGGAGGGGGTGCTCTGGGAGTGGGTTTGTTAGTTGGACCCCAACAGATGCTGTCTCAGGGCCCCCCTGACTTCCTGGGTGCAGCCATTTTGCCAGTCTGTTCTGAACTAGCTGTGCGACCAGTTTCCAGTGCATTTGTGCCCATATGGTTTATGTAACCATTCTCTTCTCCGAAAGGAGTGACCTGTGACTCCCTCAAGGGAAGGAGCACAAGGGAGAAGAACGTGCACTCAGTGTAGTAAGAGCTGCCGTTGCCCGAGTGCCTAAAATTTGTCAGGCACTGTGTACCCATTGTGCCCAAAGCAACAGCCACAGCTTCCGAGCAGACGTGACTGGGCTGGTGTGGGTGTTGTGGTGAGAGCCCAGTGCCCTCTGAAGTGGGCCTCAGTCCCAACACCCGGGATCAACTTGGCTCCCTCTGTTCTGATTCAGTCCTGCCTCTCACCTCTCTGTCTTCTGTCCATTCACCTAGCTATCCAACAGGTATTTACTGAGGGCCTGTTCTGGGCCAGGCACCCTGCTAGGCATTGCAAATTTTCTTAAGCTGAGGATTAATTTGACTTTACTATTTATTTCTGCTGCCTGGATCCAGCAATTCAAGGTAAAATCTGCTTGCTGCTGCCTTGTTGCTCGTTGCCTGCCCGAACGCCTAGCTTTTGGTTAATTAGTTGTTTTTCCTGACTTGCATCAACGAGGTATATACCACGTGTGTGGACTGCTGTGCCTGTGACTTGTCCTGTTTGCTTCTCACTTCTCTTCCTTGAGCTGAGGTTGATGGAAACTAGGATAAGCAAAGGCACTACTCCTCTTCAGTGAGCGCCTGCCACTTACCCTGCACTGCGCGAAATCCTGTATGTACATCATGTGGTCTAATCTTTGCAACAGCCCTGCGGGTTacatgccattttacagatgaggaaccagaGGCCAGAAGGTTAAGTACatttcccaaggtcacccagctagtaaatAGTGGAGCTGGGATTTTAATCTAGGTCTGCCAGACTCCAGAGGCCATGGTCTTTACTGTGCTACCTTGTTTCGGTGACCACATCTACTCTATGGAGATTTGAGGGTGGTGGCCTCATTGATGTAGTCAGGGGTAGAGTGAATGAGATCGCCCTGGGAATTGGCTGCAAGTAGGTCTCTTGAATGCAGGTTAAACAGGTGACAAAGTGGAAATGACGCAGTGGGAGGTGGAAGTACCTGTTCATGATACACATATATCTGCACCCCTGCACCCCCACACCTCTCCCACTTGTGGTCTTGTCATGGCACCCAGAAGCCTTCCTCTGGCCATTCTGGATGTGGGGCTGTGGTGGAGACATGCACAGCGTGGCTGTACCCTGCATGGCTGCTCCCTGACCCCTTAGTCTCCTGTTCCAAGATTCCAGGCAGGTGAAGTCCTAAGAGCCAGGTGAGTAGGTTCTGGAAGTTCCTGCATGGCTGCACCTGAGTGTGAGACTTGGCCTCAGATACAGGACTGCCCCTTGGGCTTGTAGCCTCGGGTGTGGATGACTTGAGAGGGAGAGCTCCCTCATTAGGAAAAGCAAATACTTTCTTGCTGGAAACACCTAGTCTGATGAGGTGTGAGCCTCAGTTGCATTACCTTTTCCTTGACACCAGACGGCTTGCTGGGGATGTTCCTGAAGCGCCTCTCCTCCCAGCTCATCCTGCTGCAGGCGTGGACGTCCCACCTCTGGAAAATGTTTTATGATGCTCGGAAGCCCCGAAGTCAGGTTAAGAATGAGATCAACATTGACACCCTGGCCAGGGATGAATTCAACCTCCagaagatgatggtgatggtaacAGCCTCAGGCAAGGTGAGAGGGGTTGAAGCCCCAGGTCCCAAACCTTCTGAGGTTCCGGGAGTGGAACACAAAGAACCTTTGGTAGGGATTGCGCTGGCTCTAATGTTCAGGGATGGAATCAGTTCTTTGGTTTGTCTTTCTAGTAGTGAGCCAATTACTTGTTTATCTTGCAGCTTTTTGGCATTGAGAGCAGCTCTGGCACCATCCTGTGGAAACAGTATCTGCCCAACGTCAAGCCAGACTCCTCCTTTAAACTGATGGTCCAGAGGACTACGGCCCATTTCCCGCACCCCCCGCAGTGTACCCTCCTGGTAAAGGACAAGGTGAGGCCGGCCACCTCTGATATGAGCCAAAGTGGGTGTGGCTTTTTGGTGTTTTGTAACTTAAAGTTTATCCTAGGCCTTTGGAATTCTGTGAGTTAAAGTCAGTTGTTCAGGGTTAGAGCTGTTTCTTCCTGGCTTTTGGCTGAGTGGAGGACCCATCCGAGACTGATGTGGAATTGATTGTAAAGTGGTGTGACGTCACCAGAGCCACAGTGAGCCAGCTCTGCTTCTTCCCAAACACAAGCGGCTGCTCGGAGCTGGATGACTGTTTTCTCTAGCTGAGGGAGGGCAGAACACAAAGCTCTTTATAGCTCTGCCCCCAGAATCAGACAGCTTTTTGTGGGTTCCTTCTCGTGTCAGTGGAGAGGGGGCTTGGTAGACATTCTGCAGGCATGTGCCCTAGGGTTGCTGAATTCTCAGTTGACCTTTTGCTTTGTTCTCGGCACATCCAGTTCTCGGGTAGCTTTGGAGCTAGCGGCAGTTGGACGTTTATCCTTTTGACGCATTAcccttggggaccactcaccttCAGCCAAGGTTTTATTTTCCACACAGAGGGCAAAGACTAGGGAACTCATCGTTGAGCTTTCCAGATTTGCCCTTAGGATTTGCATCCTTTTCGTGTTGGGGGAGTCTGACAGTTTGCCCATTTCAGGAGACGGGAATGAGTTCCCTCTATGTCTTCAATCCCATTTTTGGGAAGTGGAGTCAGGTGGCTCCCCCAGTGCTGAAGCGCCCCATCTTGCAGTCGTTGCTTCTCCCCATCATGGATCAAGACTATGCCAAGGTGCTGCTGTTGATAGATGATGAGTACAAGGTACGACATCCTCAGAGTGGCTGCAGAACATCCAGGTGGAGTCGAGTGGGGGGAGGAGTGGTCAGACAGCAGCTAGTGGACCAGAGATGGAGCTGTCTGCAGGCAGGACACGTTTGGGCTTCAAGGGCATCTCTAAGCAACTTGAGTgctctttctgcatttgtgaaaACTCAGGGCCTAAACAGGACTAAATTTAAACCCTAATTGAGTTCAGTAGACTTTAATTCATTTAAGATTTGCTGTTTTATTCTTAAGGCTCTCTTTGATGGGAAACAATAATGGGTCTTGAGAAACTGTGCTCACAGATTCCTTTTCCGTAAACCCTTTTCTTGGGCTCTTGGTTCTCAAGGTCACAGCTTTCCCAGCCACTCGAAATGTATTACGACAGCTACATGAGCTCGCCCcttccatcttcttctatttggTGGATGCAGAACAGGGACGGCTATGTGGTTATCGACTTCGAAAGGTAGGCAAGGGGCATCCTGGCAGGACCCTTTGTAGGAGGGATGTGGGTGTTCTGGTTATTTGGCCAGAAAGTGAATTATACTATTTCTTCTGTTGTAAACTTGGATCAGCATAATTCTAGCGTCTGATTCAAAGTCagtcattttcatatttattgagcagctactacgTGGCAGGCATAGTTCTAGGTGCTATGAGAAGAGCAGTGCACCATAGACTTTGTCTCTGCCTCGTGGAGGTCTCATTCCACATTCCTTTTCTATAGCAGAGAGATGGGACGTTCTTCTCCATTCTTCGGAAGTTGGGAGGTGGGAATGGTGATTGACTGAAAGTACTTTCTATGTGAAGATGATGTTATTGATCTACACTTGATAGAATGtgtgctttgaattttttttttttgaggaagattagccctgagctaacatctgctgccaatcctcctctttttgctgaggaagactggcactgagctaacccatcttcctccattttatatgtgggatgcctaccacagcatggcttgccaagcggttccatgtccgcacccaggatccgaaccggcgaatcctgggccgctgaagcagaatgtgcgaacctaactgctgAGCCAACAGGCCGGCCCCCgtgctttgaattttatttctagaactaGGATCGATTTACTGTGACCCTGACATACTTGAGTCCAACTCTTGCAAACAGTGATACACACTGGTTCTGAGGTTCTCAAGGGGCTGGCCTTGGCCTCATCAGCAGGGCTGTGTAGAGGAGTAATTGGTGGTGTGTACTCCGCAGAGGGCTCTCCCGTCCTCTCTGTAAGGCCTTGGAGAGGCGCTATAGTGTAGAGGTTAAGCGCTTGGACCCAGCTGCCTGGCTGGGAAGCCTAGCTTTATCACTTACTAACTTTGTGTCCTTGGGCATCTGACTTCTCTGGTCCTctattttcttgtctgtaaaataagaTGATGGTAGTACCTACCTCgagggttgttgtgagcattCAGAGAGTTGATACATGTAAATCACATAAAGCAATGCCAGACACGTGGTAAATGCCATCTAGTTTTTAGCTGTTATTGATGTAAAAATGCAGTGCCCTTTCCTGACATTTTGTAACAGCTAACCTTTAGCGTAAACAGTATAGGAAGTAGCCTAcccagaaaacacattctttacCCTGTGGATGAAAAAAATTGACCTTCCAATTTGATTAAAAAGGGACCTTGAAAGAGACAATTCTTTGTGGATAGAGGGGAGCAAACTGGAGTGTGGGTGTCATGAATCAGTGGAATCCTGAAGATGTCACTGGAGTAAACAACGGCCAAGGACAGACAAAGGAGGCAAAGCTTA
This genomic interval carries:
- the EMC1 gene encoding ER membrane protein complex subunit 1 isoform X11, which produces MAAAAASRLWLWAALLVPAAAVYEDQVGKFDWRQQYVGKLKFASLEFSPGSKKLVVATEKNVIAALNSRTGEILWRHVDKGTAEGAVDAMLLYGQDAITVSNGGRIMRSWETNIGGLNWEITLDSGSFQALGLVGLQESVRYIAVLKKTTLALHHLSSGHLKWVEHLPESDSIHYQMVYSYGSGVVWALGVVPFSHVNIVKFNVEDGEIVQQVRVSTPWLRSLTGACGVVDEAVLVCPDPSSRSLHTLALETEWELRQIPLQSLDLEFASGFQPRVLPTQPNPVDPSRAQFFLQLSPSHYALLYYHHGELSLLKNFPQTALVSFATTGEKTVAAVMTCRNEAKPGSSEDGSVGSFSEKPSPQDSLVCFNQTYTINLYLVETGRRLLDTTITFSLEQKGTRPERLCVQVFLKKDDSVGYRALVQTEDHLLLFLQQLAGKVVLWSREESLAEVVCLEMVDLPLTGAQAELEGEFGKKADGLLGMFLKRLSSQLILLQAWTSHLWKMFYDARKPRSQVKNEINIDTLARDEFNLQKMMVMVTASGKLFGIESSSGTILWKQYLPNVKPDSSFKLMVQRTTAHFPHPPQCTLLVKDKETGMSSLYVFNPIFGKWSQVAPPVLKRPILQSLLLPIMDQDYAKVLLLIDDEYKVTAFPATRNVLRQLHELAPSIFFYLVDAEQGRLCGYRLRKDLTTELSWELTVPPEVQRIVQVEGKRSSEHVHSQGRVMGDRSVLYKSLNPNLLAVVTESTDVHHERTFIGIFLVDGVTGRIIHSSVQRKAKGPVHIVHSENWVVYQYWNTKARRNEFTALELYEGTEQYNATAFSSLDRPQLPQVLQQSYIFPSSISAMEATITERGITSRHLLIGLPSGAILSLPKALLDPRRPEIPTEQSRVKCWILITLLSALQQMWNFLKR
- the EMC1 gene encoding ER membrane protein complex subunit 1 isoform X9, producing the protein MAAAAASRLWLWAALLVPAAAVYEDQVGKFDWRQQYVGKLKFASLEFSPGSKKLVVATEKNVIAALNSRTGEILWRHVDKGTAEGAVDAMLLYGQDAITVSNGGRIMRSWETNIGGLNWEITLDSGSFQALGLVGLQESVRYIAVLKKTTLALHHLSSGHLKWVEHLPESDSIHYQMVYSYGSGVVWALGVVPFSHVNIVKFNVEDGEIVQQVRVSTPWLRSLTGACGVVDEAVLVCPDPSSRSLHTLALETEWELRQIPLQSLDLEFASGFQPRVLPTQPNPVDPSRAQFFLQLSPSHYALLYYHHGELSLLKNFPQTALVSFATTGEKTVAAVMTCRNEAQKPGSSEDGSVGSFSEKPSPQDSLVCFNQTYTINLYLVETGRRLLDTTITFSLEQKGTRPERLCVQVFLKKDDSVGYRALVQTEDHLLLFLQQLAGKVVLWSREESLAEVVCLEMVDLPLTGAQAELEGEFGKKADGLLGMFLKRLSSQLILLQAWTSHLWKMFYDARKPRSQVKNEINIDTLARDEFNLQKMMVMVTASGKLFGIESSSGTILWKQYLPNVKPDSSFKLMVQRTTAHFPHPPQCTLLVKDKETGMSSLYVFNPIFGKWSQVAPPVLKRPILQSLLLPIMDQDYAKVLLLIDDEYKVTAFPATRNVLRQLHELAPSIFFYLVDAEQGRLCGYRLRKDLTTELSWELTVPPEVQRIVQVEGKRSSEHVHSQGRVMGDRSVLYKSLNPNLLAVVTESTDVHHERTFIGIFLVDGVTGRIIHSSVQRKAKGPVHIVHSENWVVYQYWNTKARRNEFTALELYEGTEQYNATAFSSLDRPQLPQVLQQSYIFPSSISAMEATITERGITSRHLLIGLPSGAILSLPKALLDPRRPEIPTEQSRVKCWILITLLSALQQMWNFLKRINFEHLVFIEMP
- the EMC1 gene encoding ER membrane protein complex subunit 1 isoform X4, which translates into the protein MAAAAASRLWLWAALLVPAAAVYEDQVGKFDWRQQYVGKLKFASLEFSPGSKKLVVATEKNVIAALNSRTGEILWRHVDKGTAEGAVDAMLLYGQDAITVSNGGRIMRSWETNIGGLNWEITLDSGSFQALGLVGLQESVRYIAVLKKTTLALHHLSSGHLKWVEHLPESDSIHYQMVYSYGSGVVWALGVVPFSHVNIVKFNVEDGEIVQQVRVSTPWLRSLTGACGVVDEAVLVCPDPSSRSLHTLALETEWELRQIPLQSLDLEFASGFQPRVLPTQPNPVDPSRAQFFLQLSPSHYALLYYHHGELSLLKNFPQTALVSFATTGEKTVAAVMTCRNEAQKPGSSEDGSVGSFSEKPSPQDSLVCFNQTYTINLYLVETGRRLLDTTITFSLEQKGTRPERLCVQVFLKKDDSVGYRALVQTEDHLLLFLQQLAGKVVLWSREESLAEVVCLEMVDLPLTGAQAELEGEFGKKADGLLGMFLKRLSSQLILLQAWTSHLWKMFYDARKPRSQVKNEINIDTLARDEFNLQKMMVMVTASGKLFGIESSSGTILWKQYLPNVKPDSSFKLMVQRTTAHFPHPPQCTLLVKDKETGMSSLYVFNPIFGKWSQVAPPVLKRPILQSLLLPIMDQDYAKVLLLIDDEYKVTAFPATRNVLRQLHELAPSIFFYLVDAEQGRLCGYRLRKDLTTELSWELTVPPEVQRIVQVEGKRSSEHVHSQGRVMGDRSVLYKSLNPNLLAVVTESTDVHHERTFIGIFLVDGVTGRIIHSSVQRKAKGPVHIVHSENWVVYQYWNTKARRNEFTALELYEGTEQYNATAFSSLDRPQLPQVLQQSYIFPSSISAMEATITERGITSRHLLIGLPSGAILSLPKALLDPRRPEIPTEQSRVKCWILITLLSALQQMWNFLKVSFSPLFSHKSLSGSVILMIDVTPCYKKHLGQLTQMQ
- the EMC1 gene encoding ER membrane protein complex subunit 1 isoform X10, whose product is MAAAAASRLWLWAALLVPAAAVYEDQVGKFDWRQQYVGKLKFASLEFSPGSKKLVVATEKNVIAALNSRTGEILWRHVDKGTAEGAVDAMLLYGQDAITVSNGGRIMRSWETNIGGLNWEITLDSGSFQALGLVGLQESVRYIAVLKKTTLALHHLSSGHLKWVEHLPESDSIHYQMVYSYGSGVVWALGVVPFSHVNIVKFNVEDGEIVQQVRVSTPWLRSLTGACGVVDEAVLVCPDPSSRSLHTLALETEWELRQIPLQSLDLEFASGFQPRVLPTQPNPVDPSRAQFFLQLSPSHYALLYYHHGELSLLKNFPQTALVSFATTGEKTVAAVMTCRNEAQKPGSSEDGSVGSFSEKPSPQDSLVCFNQTYTINLYLVETGRRLLDTTITFSLEQKGTRPERLCVQVFLKKDDSVGYRALVQTEDHLLLFLQQLAGKVVLWSREESLAEVVCLEMVDLPLTGAQAELEGEFGKKADGLLGMFLKRLSSQLILLQAWTSHLWKMFYDARKPRSQVKNEINIDTLARDEFNLQKMMVMVTASGKLFGIESSSGTILWKQYLPNVKPDSSFKLMVQRTTAHFPHPPQCTLLVKDKETGMSSLYVFNPIFGKWSQVAPPVLKRPILQSLLLPIMDQDYAKVLLLIDDEYKVTAFPATRNVLRQLHELAPSIFFYLVDAEQGRLCGYRLRKDLTTELSWELTVPPEVQRIVQVEGKRSSEHVHSQGRVMGDRSVLYKSLNPNLLAVVTESTDVHHERTFIGIFLVDGVTGRIIHSSVQRKAKGPVHIVHSENWVVYQYWNTKARRNEFTALELYEGTEQYNATAFSSLDRPQLPQVLQQSYIFPSSISAMEATITERGITSRHLLIGLPSGAILSLPKALLDPRRPEIPTEQSRVKCWILITLLSALQQMWNFLKR
- the EMC1 gene encoding ER membrane protein complex subunit 1 isoform X6, translating into MAAAAASRLWLWAALLVPAAAVYEDQVGKFDWRQQYVGKLKFASLEFSPGSKKLVVATEKNVIAALNSRTGEILWRHVDKGTAEGAVDAMLLYGQDAITVSNGGRIMRSWETNIGGLNWEITLDSGSFQALGLVGLQESVRYIAVLKKTTLALHHLSSGHLKWVEHLPESDSIHYQMVYSYGSGVVWALGVVPFSHVNIVKFNVEDGEIVQQVRVSTPWLRSLTGACGVVDEAVLVCPDPSSRSLHTLALETEWELRQIPLQSLDLEFASGFQPRVLPTQPNPVDPSRAQFFLQLSPSHYALLYYHHGELSLLKNFPQTALVSFATTGEKTVAAVMTCRNEAKPGSSEDGSVGSFSEKPSPQDSLVCFNQTYTINLYLVETGRRLLDTTITFSLEQKGTRPERLCVQVFLKKDDSVGYRALVQTEDHLLLFLQQLAGKVVLWSREESLAEVVCLEMVDLPLTGAQAELEGEFGKKADGLLGMFLKRLSSQLILLQAWTSHLWKMFYDARKPRSQVKNEINIDTLARDEFNLQKMMVMVTASGKLFGIESSSGTILWKQYLPNVKPDSSFKLMVQRTTAHFPHPPQCTLLVKDKETGMSSLYVFNPIFGKWSQVAPPVLKRPILQSLLLPIMDQDYAKVLLLIDDEYKVTAFPATRNVLRQLHELAPSIFFYLVDAEQGRLCGYRLRKDLTTELSWELTVPPEVQRIVQVEGKRSSEHVHSQGRVMGDRSVLYKSLNPNLLAVVTESTDVHHERTFIGIFLVDGVTGRIIHSSVQRKAKGPVHIVHSENWVVYQYWNTKARRNEFTALELYEGTEQYNATAFSSLDRPQLPQVLQQSYIFPSSISAMEATITERGITSRHLLIGLPSGAILSLPKALLDPRRPEIPTEQSRCTDPRRAIHQLQPDSFSNARYLHRSLRPGVHLFGRGLWFGHLPNSSLPIQTV
- the EMC1 gene encoding ER membrane protein complex subunit 1 isoform X12; amino-acid sequence: MAAAAASRLWLWAALLVPAAAVYEDQVGKFDWRQQYVGKLKFASLEFSPGSKKLVVATEKNVIAALNSRTGEILWRHVDKGTAEGAVDAMLLYGQDAITVSNGGRIMRSWETNIGGLNWEITLDSGSFQALGLVGLQESVRYIAVLKKTTLALHHLSSGHLKWVEHLPESDSIHYQMVYSYGSGVVWALGVVPFSHVNIVKFNVEDGEIVQQVRVSTPWLRSLTGACGVVDEAVLVCPDPSSRSLHTLALETEWELRQIPLQSLDLEFASGFQPRVLPTQPNPVDPSRAQFFLQLSPSHYALLYYHHGELSLLKNFPQTALVSFATTGEKTVAAVMTCRNEAQKPGSSEDGSVGSFSEKPSPQDSLVCFNQTYTINLYLVETGRRLLDTTITFSLEQKGTRPERLCVQVFLKKDDSVGYRALVQTEDHLLLFLQQLGKVVLWSREESLAEVVCLEMVDLPLTGAQAELEGEFGKKADGLLGMFLKRLSSQLILLQAWTSHLWKMFYDARKPRSQVKNEINIDTLARDEFNLQKMMVMVTASGKLFGIESSSGTILWKQYLPNVKPDSSFKLMVQRTTAHFPHPPQCTLLVKDKETGMSSLYVFNPIFGKWSQVAPPVLKRPILQSLLLPIMDQDYAKVLLLIDDEYKVTAFPATRNVLRQLHELAPSIFFYLVDAEQGRLCGYRLRKDLTTELSWELTVPPEVQRIVQVEGKRSSEHVHSQGRVMGDRSVLYKSLNPNLLAVVTESTDVHHERTFIGIFLVDGVTGRIIHSSVQRKAKGPVHIVHSENWVVYQYWNTKARRNEFTALELYEGTEQYNATAFSSLDRPQLPQVLQQSYIFPSSISAMEATITERGITSRHLLIGLPSGAILSLPKALLDPRRPEIPTEQSRVKCWILITLLSALQQMWNFLKR
- the EMC1 gene encoding ER membrane protein complex subunit 1 isoform X8 is translated as MAAAAASRLWLWAALLVPAAAVYEDQVGKFDWRQQYVGKLKFASLEFSPGSKKLVVATEKNVIAALNSRTGEILWRHVDKGTAEGAVDAMLLYGQDAITVSNGGRIMRSWETNIGGLNWEITLDSGSFQALGLVGLQESVRYIAVLKKTTLALHHLSSGHLKWVEHLPESDSIHYQMVYSYGSGVVWALGVVPFSHVNIVKFNVEDGEIVQQVRVSTPWLRSLTGACGVVDEAVLVCPDPSSRSLHTLALETEWELRQIPLQSLDLEFASGFQPRVLPTQPNPVDPSRAQFFLQLSPSHYALLYYHHGELSLLKNFPQTALVSFATTGEKTVAAVMTCRNEAKPGSSEDGSVGSFSEKPSPQDSLVCFNQTYTINLYLVETGRRLLDTTITFSLEQKGTRPERLCVQVFLKKDDSVGYRALVQTEDHLLLFLQQLGKVVLWSREESLAEVVCLEMVDLPLTGAQAELEGEFGKKADGLLGMFLKRLSSQLILLQAWTSHLWKMFYDARKPRSQVKNEINIDTLARDEFNLQKMMVMVTASGKLFGIESSSGTILWKQYLPNVKPDSSFKLMVQRTTAHFPHPPQCTLLVKDKETGMSSLYVFNPIFGKWSQVAPPVLKRPILQSLLLPIMDQDYAKVLLLIDDEYKVTAFPATRNVLRQLHELAPSIFFYLVDAEQGRLCGYRLRKDLTTELSWELTVPPEVQRIVQVEGKRSSEHVHSQGRVMGDRSVLYKSLNPNLLAVVTESTDVHHERTFIGIFLVDGVTGRIIHSSVQRKAKGPVHIVHSENWVVYQYWNTKARRNEFTALELYEGTEQYNATAFSSLDRPQLPQVLQQSYIFPSSISAMEATITERGITSRHLLIGLPSGAILSLPKALLDPRRPEIPTEQSRCTDPRRAIHQLQPDSFSNARYLHRSLRPGVHLFGRGLWFGHLPNSSLPIQTV